The Aethina tumida isolate Nest 87 chromosome 5, icAetTumi1.1, whole genome shotgun sequence genomic sequence TTGAGTAAGTATGCCTTGTCCtacttttattcttttaacattttcgTCACTTCCAGCAAAATTCCTCTTAGTGGTCTCTTCAAAACCAAGGATAAATGCCATCTTCCTCAAAGCGGTGGAGGTGTACCAAGAAAAGGCTTCACACTGTATGGTAACAGACCTATGAAGTTCCCATACACGTTTACTGCCAAAATGGTACAATTCCCGTATCAGTTCCATTACAATACCAATTGGTACTTCAAGTACTACTCCTGGGCTGTCATTGCTTCTTTGCCAGTTTTCTTCTACCTTGAAAGATTAAGTAAGCCAGACCatgatgaaatattaaatacatctaTTAATGTTTATCTGTAGGCAAGGCTCCAGAAAACGTTAAGAAATGGGAGGAAATAAAGCGTAAGGAAGAAAAGGAACTTCATGAAAAATGggattgattttaatgaaaattttagacaattttagTTGTAGTAACAACCAATTTTTGTATAGTGGTGTCATGtctggtaaattttaattggctaGTCCCTCATGGATggtcacatattttttttatttttatgaaatgtgtTTTTCCTTTCGCATTGTAGCTACTTGAATTTTAGTAcgatactaattttttttagaacatTTTGTCTCCTTTGTCAGcatatacaaatattcaataaagatttatttttatttggttgttttttactaattaaacttGAATAATACCAATATCCTAAACAAGAAGAAAACGAAGCATAAGCAAACATCTTGAATTAACTTCTATTGGGAATGTTTTGAAAGTCAGACTTCATCTTCCTTAATGGGACTGAAGAGAAcaaattaaagattatttcTTGAATGGTAAAAAAACTCTTACATATTTACTGCTAAGTTTGAGCAGTTCCATTGTCAGTTCCATTACAGTACTACAACTGAGATGTTATATCTCTTCTATTTGAGATGTTTTGAAAGGCAAGAACAAGTCTTATTTTCCTTACACTGGTAGAtattaaccaattaaaaaattttctttgaatGGAATGGAAACCTtcgatttttctaatatacacGCACAACACTACTTGGTACAACACTTTGACTTCATCTTCATCATTAAAGGTTATTCTCTGAATATTAAACAGACATTTAACGCCAAGTTTGAACAGTTCCCTTACAGAATTGGCACTACATCTGGactattttcaattgtattgGAGATGTTTTGAAAGGCACGTACAAACTTCATCAGTATAtgaatgtatatgtatatagtaCTATACCTGAGTTGTCCttacttttattgaaaatgttttcagGTCAAGGACAAATTTCATCTTCTTTAATGTGGTTGAGATaaacaaataacatattttttcttgaatgttaaataaacCTTTGATTTGAGCAGTTCCATTACAGTACTACACCAGGGATGTTCTTACCTTAAAGATTTTACTTTGAATGAAAGAGATTTTAGATGTTTCCAtatgcatttattaatatatttgagcAACTATCTTACTAGATATATCACAG encodes the following:
- the LOC109601267 gene encoding uncharacterized protein LOC109601267 translates to MRSTAELWMSMLDKIPLSGLFKTKDKCHLPQSGGGVPRKGFTLYGNRPMKFPYTFTAKMVQFPYQFHYNTNWYFKYYSWAVIASLPVFFYLERLSKAPENVKKWEEIKRKEEKELHEKWD